The sequence AAGACGTCTTTCTAATTTTTCAACAGGTCCTGTATATCTAGCCATAATAATTTCTCCTAATTTTCTCTAATTATACGCGGCGGCGTTTTGGCGGTCTGCAACCATTGTGTGGTAAAGGTGTGATATCTTTGAAGAAAGTTACTTTTATACCTTCAACACCGCCTACACTCTTCACAGCCGTTTCACGTCCGCTACCTGGACCTTGAACCTTGATGCCAACTTCTTTAATGCCGTGTTCTTTTGCTTTATTTAAAGCATCTTCTACAGCTTGTTGAGCTGCATAAGGAGTTGATTTTTTACTACCCTTAAAGCCTAAGCCACCTGCACTACTCCATGCAATAGCATTTCCCATTTCATCAGTTACAGTTACCATAGTGTTGTTAAATGTTGCACTGATATAAACGATACCTTTGGCTATGCTTTTTCTAACTACTTTTTTCTTAACAATTTTTCTTTTCGCCATTTATTATCCTTTAACCCTTGCCTTACTTAGTAGCCGCACCGACAGTTTTACGTCTGCCTTTTCTGGTTCTAGCATTAGTTTTAGTCTTTTGACCACGAACAGGAAGACCCTTTCTGTGGCGAAGACCTCTATAACTTCCAAGATCCATAAGAGCTTTGATATCCATAGCAACTTGTTTTCTCAAATCACCCTCAACGATATGGTGCTCTTGAATTTCTTTACGGATAGCTGCTGCTTCGTCTTCGCTAAGCTCATAAACTCTCTTGTCGTAAGAAATTCCAGCTGCGTCAAGAATTTGACGAGATTTATAAAGACCTATACCATAGATATAAGTCAAACCATACTCTATTCTCTTTTTGTTTGGTAAATCTACACCTGCAATACGTGCCATGCCTTATCCTTGTCTTTGTTTATGTTTTGGATTTTCGCAGATAACACGAATTATGCCACTACGTTTGACAATTTTACATTTGTCACACATCTTCTTTACAGAAGGACGAACTTTCATTTTAGTCTCCTAAAAATTTATTCCACTTTTTTAGGGGCTGCATCAGGTCTAAAGAAATAATTTAAACCAACTATTTTCAAAATAAGTGGGGAACTTTGAAAATAATTCTTCATACAGCTTTTCGCAAAGCTTGGATTTTACCCAAAACCAGCTTTAAATTTACTTAGCATATTTGCCAAGAGCCTAAATTTACTTATACCTATAAGTGATCCTGCCCTTGTCTAGGCTATATGGCGTAAGTTCTACTTTTACGCGGTCGCCAGGCATTATCTTTATATAATGCATTCTCATCTTTCCGGCGATATGACATAAAATGATATGTTTGTTGTCAAGCTCAACTTTAAAAGTTGCATTTGGCAGTGCTTCAACAACATTTCCATCAATCTCAATGACATCGTCTTTTGCCACAAACTCTCCTTTCTTTAAATTTTTTTGCTATAAATTTTACGCTTGGCTTAAAATTTCGGCTTTGCCATTAACTATCGCCATGCAATGCTCATAATGGCTAGTTCTCAAACCATCTTTTGAGGTTACTTTCCAGTTATCGCTTCCTAAAACTGGCGTGCCATCTTTTTGGCAGATCATCGGCTCTATACAAAAAACCATTCCCTCTTTTATCTTTGGTCCAGCTTTTGGATTGTTTCCTTCAAGATAGTTTGGAATTTCTGGCTCTTCGTGTGGCCTTTTGCCTATGCCATGACCGCAATATCCGCGCAAAGGTATATAGCCTCTACCAAGAATAAATTTCTCAAGCTCGCAGCTAATCTCTTTAAAGTGCATACCAGCTCTTATGAAATCAATTGCAAAATATAGCGCGTCTTTTGAGCAAGCGATCAAAGCTTCGTCTTCTTTTGAAATTTTACCAACTCCAAATGTCCTAGCTGAATCACCAAAATAACCATCTAAATTTGAGCCGATATCTACACTAACGATATCGCCCTCTTTTAGCTTGTATTCATTTGGAATTCCGTGGATCACCACTTCATTGACGCTTATGCAAGCTGCATTTGGAAAGCCATAAAGCCCTTTAAAGGCGGGTTTTGCTCCAGCTGCTCTTATCATATCTTCGCAAATTTTATCTATCTCAAGAAGTGAAATTCCAGGTTTTATGATCGTAGAAATGTGATCAAGTGTTCGAGCGACGATCTTGTTCGCCGCTCTCATTTTCTCTATCTCAGCTGGTCTTTTTAGCGTGATAGCCATTTTATAGACCTACTGCACTTAGGGTTTGATATTTGTTTGTATAAGACTGAGCTTCTATGCGCCTCATAGTATCAAGTGCTACTGAAACCACGATAAGTACTGATGTACCGCCAAAATAAAATGGTACGCCCATAGTCTTTACAAGTACCCAAGGTAATGTTGAAATGATGCCCAAGTACAAAGCACCACCTAAAGTTAGCCTGCCAGCTACTTCATTTAGATAGCTAGCTGTGCTTTCGCCCGGTCTAACACCTGGGATAAATCCGCCTTGTTTCTTTAAATTTTCACTTATATCTTTTGTGTTAAACACGATAGATGCGTAGAAAAACGCAAAAAAGATGATAAATAAAAATGTTAAAACATTAAACATATAGCCATTTGGACTTAAAAAGTCGTTGATAGCCTGGATTACTGGATTTGTGCTAGCCTGCAAAATAGTACTTGGAAACATCAAAATCGCACTAGCAAATATCGGTGGGATAACGCCACTTAAATTTACTTTGATCGGTATATAGTTCATTATACGTTTGTTTTGATTTTCCATTATCACTTTTCTTGAGTAAGAGATAGGGATACGTCTTTCGCCCATCTCGACAAAGATAATAGCACCAATGGTCGCTAAAATGATCACCAAAATAGCGATGACTGTTAGGAAATTCATCTCAGAAGTATTTACCAAATTTACAGTTCCGCCGATCGCACTAGGTATGCCAGAGACGATGCCCGCAAAGATGATAAGACTTATACCATTGCCTATACCGCGCTGCGTGATCTGCTCACCTATCCACATAAGTAGCATGGTGCCAGTTAGCATAGATACAGCAGAGATCGCGATAAATAAATTCATATCTATCATGATAGCTTGCTCGCCACCACGACCGCTTAAGCTTTGAAGTCCGATAGAGACGCCGATTGATTGTACAAGAGTGATAACGATGGTCGCATAACGTATGATTTGCATATATTTTTGCATACCGTCGCGCTCTTTTTTCATCTGACCTAACTTTGGAAATGTCGCTGCTAGAAGCTCCATGATGATCGAAGCTGTGATGTAAGGCATGATGCCTAGAGATATGATACTTAAACGCTCAGCGGCCTTACCACTAAACATATTAAATAGACCCAAGGCGTTGCTATTGTTTGAATTGAAAAATTCTTTAATTACGTCGACATTAACACCAGGAACTGGCACATAAGCCAGTATCCTGTATGCGAACAAAAATGCCA is a genomic window of Campylobacter concisus containing:
- the rpsK gene encoding 30S ribosomal protein S11, which encodes MAKRKIVKKKVVRKSIAKGIVYISATFNNTMVTVTDEMGNAIAWSSAGGLGFKGSKKSTPYAAQQAVEDALNKAKEHGIKEVGIKVQGPGSGRETAVKSVGGVEGIKVTFFKDITPLPHNGCRPPKRRRV
- the rpsM gene encoding 30S ribosomal protein S13, yielding MARIAGVDLPNKKRIEYGLTYIYGIGLYKSRQILDAAGISYDKRVYELSEDEAAAIRKEIQEHHIVEGDLRKQVAMDIKALMDLGSYRGLRHRKGLPVRGQKTKTNARTRKGRRKTVGAATK
- the rpmJ gene encoding 50S ribosomal protein L36, with translation MKVRPSVKKMCDKCKIVKRSGIIRVICENPKHKQRQG
- the infA gene encoding translation initiation factor IF-1 — encoded protein: MAKDDVIEIDGNVVEALPNATFKVELDNKHIILCHIAGKMRMHYIKIMPGDRVKVELTPYSLDKGRITYRYK
- the map gene encoding type I methionyl aminopeptidase yields the protein MAITLKRPAEIEKMRAANKIVARTLDHISTIIKPGISLLEIDKICEDMIRAAGAKPAFKGLYGFPNAACISVNEVVIHGIPNEYKLKEGDIVSVDIGSNLDGYFGDSARTFGVGKISKEDEALIACSKDALYFAIDFIRAGMHFKEISCELEKFILGRGYIPLRGYCGHGIGKRPHEEPEIPNYLEGNNPKAGPKIKEGMVFCIEPMICQKDGTPVLGSDNWKVTSKDGLRTSHYEHCMAIVNGKAEILSQA
- the secY gene encoding preprotein translocase subunit SecY → MDKTLTNKILITLAFLFAYRILAYVPVPGVNVDVIKEFFNSNNSNALGLFNMFSGKAAERLSIISLGIMPYITASIIMELLAATFPKLGQMKKERDGMQKYMQIIRYATIVITLVQSIGVSIGLQSLSGRGGEQAIMIDMNLFIAISAVSMLTGTMLLMWIGEQITQRGIGNGISLIIFAGIVSGIPSAIGGTVNLVNTSEMNFLTVIAILVIILATIGAIIFVEMGERRIPISYSRKVIMENQNKRIMNYIPIKVNLSGVIPPIFASAILMFPSTILQASTNPVIQAINDFLSPNGYMFNVLTFLFIIFFAFFYASIVFNTKDISENLKKQGGFIPGVRPGESTASYLNEVAGRLTLGGALYLGIISTLPWVLVKTMGVPFYFGGTSVLIVVSVALDTMRRIEAQSYTNKYQTLSAVGL